From the genome of Deltaproteobacteria bacterium:
CGCTATATTGCGATAGATAATCCACAAGCCGCAGACAACTGGGTAAAAGAAATTGAAAGGCAAATCGATTCCCTGGAAAAATTCCCGGCAAGGTGCCCGGTTATTCTCGAATCACAGGATTTAAATAAAGAGTATCGGCATATCCTTTATGGTAACTACCGAACGATCTTTCGTATGGAAGGATCAAGGGTAATCATTATGCGCGTCATCCACGGCGCCCGGCTGCTCGATTTCAACCTATTTCAAAAATAAACGTAACCTTCCTTATGAGCCACCTGAAAGGTTCGTCAAAAATTAATCATATCCCTTAAAGGCGCTTG
Proteins encoded in this window:
- a CDS encoding type II toxin-antitoxin system RelE/ParE family toxin, whose translation is RYIAIDNPQAADNWVKEIERQIDSLEKFPARCPVILESQDLNKEYRHILYGNYRTIFRMEGSRVIIMRVIHGARLLDFNLFQK